A window of Sphingobacterium sp. SRCM116780 contains these coding sequences:
- a CDS encoding N(4)-(beta-N-acetylglucosaminyl)-L-asparaginase, with amino-acid sequence MSSRRHFIKQGIIGATALGSVETLSSFSNSPKSAKMKPIVISTWDFGIAANQAAWEVLKNGGKAIDAVEQGVRVPEADLKNMTVGKGGYPDRDGFVTLDACIMDAEGNCGSVAALEHIAHPISVARLVMDKTPHVMLVGNGALQFALENGFEKENLLTPEGEKAWKEWLKEKKYKPIMNIENKSFAVERLPGNQYNHDTIGMLALDAAGNLSGACTTSGMAFKMHGRVGDSPIIGAGLYVDNEVGGATSTGVGEEVIRTVGSFLVVELMRQGYTPEDACKEAVKRIVKKKPQIAKDIQVGFLALNKKGEYGSYALQKGFSYAVCHQEKQDLLIPGAYYYKP; translated from the coding sequence ATGAGTTCAAGACGTCATTTTATTAAACAGGGAATTATTGGAGCAACAGCTTTAGGTTCTGTGGAGACTTTGTCAAGTTTTTCAAATTCTCCAAAATCGGCAAAAATGAAACCTATTGTTATTTCTACATGGGATTTTGGTATTGCAGCCAATCAAGCGGCCTGGGAAGTTCTCAAAAATGGCGGAAAAGCCATTGATGCGGTTGAGCAAGGAGTACGTGTGCCAGAGGCTGATTTAAAAAATATGACTGTCGGTAAAGGCGGTTATCCGGATCGTGATGGTTTTGTAACCTTAGATGCTTGTATCATGGATGCAGAAGGAAATTGTGGATCAGTTGCTGCATTGGAACATATTGCTCACCCGATTTCAGTTGCTCGTCTGGTGATGGATAAGACCCCACATGTCATGTTGGTGGGTAATGGTGCATTACAATTTGCCTTAGAAAATGGTTTTGAAAAAGAAAACTTGCTAACACCTGAAGGAGAAAAGGCTTGGAAAGAATGGTTAAAAGAAAAGAAGTACAAGCCAATCATGAATATTGAAAACAAGTCGTTTGCAGTAGAACGGTTGCCTGGCAATCAATATAATCACGATACAATCGGTATGTTGGCATTAGATGCTGCAGGGAATTTGTCAGGTGCTTGTACGACAAGTGGGATGGCTTTTAAAATGCATGGTCGAGTAGGAGATAGCCCTATTATTGGAGCAGGTCTGTATGTCGATAATGAAGTTGGAGGAGCAACATCAACAGGTGTTGGAGAAGAAGTTATTCGAACAGTAGGCAGCTTCTTAGTCGTGGAACTCATGCGTCAGGGCTATACGCCCGAAGATGCTTGTAAAGAAGCGGTGAAGCGTATCGTTAAGAAAAAACCACAGATCGCAAAAGATATTCAGGTCGGTTTCTTAGCCTTGAACAAGAAAGGTGAATATGGCTCTTACGCTTTGCAGAAAGGATTCTCTTACGCTGTTTGTCATCAAGAAAAACAAGACTTATTAATTCCTGGAGCATATTACTATAAGCCCTAA